One Campylobacter sp. RM16192 genomic region harbors:
- a CDS encoding TIGR02757 family protein, with the protein MTDLKELLDSHVLSKNTKDGLYNADDPLQVATIYKEPNIALICALFGYGSAKQIVKFLKSLNFSLLDESEKNICENLQNFKYRFQNIEDVRQIFITFCRLKKEGDIEAIIKSGFDKSGLMIDGINELVKFIYSLNSYRSDGYEFFFGRAFDGKPISPYKRYNMFMRWMVRDTDIDLGIFKNLPKSELLMPLDVHTHRVSLRLGLIDRKSYDFNAVLELTNKLREFDNLDPIKYDFALYRIGQSGEIDKIFLKN; encoded by the coding sequence ATGACGGATTTAAAAGAGCTTCTTGATAGCCACGTTCTTAGTAAAAACACCAAGGACGGGCTTTATAATGCAGATGATCCGCTTCAGGTGGCAACTATTTACAAAGAGCCAAATATTGCATTGATTTGTGCATTGTTTGGATACGGCAGTGCTAAACAGATAGTTAAATTTTTAAAGTCTTTAAATTTTAGCCTTCTTGATGAGAGTGAAAAAAACATCTGTGAAAATTTGCAAAATTTTAAATATCGCTTCCAGAATATAGAGGATGTGAGGCAAATTTTTATAACTTTTTGCCGGCTTAAAAAAGAGGGTGATATAGAGGCTATCATTAAAAGCGGCTTTGATAAAAGCGGGCTCATGATAGATGGGATAAACGAACTTGTAAAATTTATATATTCTTTAAATTCTTACCGTTCTGATGGGTATGAATTTTTCTTTGGCAGAGCCTTTGATGGCAAGCCGATTTCTCCTTATAAGCGCTACAATATGTTTATGCGCTGGATGGTAAGAGATACCGATATTGATCTTGGAATTTTTAAAAATTTACCTAAGAGCGAGCTTTTGATGCCGCTTGATGTTCATACTCACAGAGTATCTTTAAGACTTGGACTTATAGATAGAAAGAGTTATGATTTTAATGCTGTTTTGGAGCTAACAAACAAACTTCGAGAATTTGACAATCTTGATCCTATTAAATATGATTTTGCTCTGTATAGAATCGGACAAAGCGGCGAAATAGATAAAATATTTTTAAAAAATTAA
- a CDS encoding superoxide dismutase family protein, giving the protein MKKLLLASAVLSSMLFAHEGHFDPKAQKHIVIPMEQLSEKGNIKVGEVVAIETNYGIAFFPNLKGIDAGMHGFHIHVNPDCGATEKGLGMKAGGHWDPTDAKKHSFPWDDKGHKGDLPALFADHDGNAVYPVLAPKIKKLDELKGHSLMVHVGGDNHHDHPKPLGGGGPRLVCGVIN; this is encoded by the coding sequence ATGAAAAAATTATTATTGGCAAGTGCTGTTTTAAGCAGCATGCTTTTTGCGCACGAGGGTCATTTTGATCCAAAGGCTCAAAAACATATAGTTATCCCTATGGAGCAACTAAGCGAGAAGGGCAATATTAAAGTAGGAGAGGTGGTTGCTATAGAGACAAATTATGGTATAGCATTTTTCCCAAATTTAAAAGGTATTGACGCCGGAATGCATGGATTTCATATTCATGTTAACCCAGATTGTGGAGCAACAGAAAAAGGTCTAGGTATGAAAGCTGGCGGACACTGGGATCCAACAGATGCGAAAAAACACTCATTTCCATGGGACGATAAAGGACACAAAGGTGATTTGCCTGCACTTTTTGCTGACCACGACGGCAATGCAGTTTATCCTGTACTAGCTCCTAAGATCAAAAAACTTGACGAGCTTAAAGGACACTCTTTAATGGTTCATGTTGGCGGAGACAATCACCACGATCATCCAAAGCCATTGGGCGGTGGCGGTCCTAGATTAGTTTGCGGTGTTATCAACTAA
- a CDS encoding TSUP family transporter yields MEFDFLAYCIFFGAAFLGGFIDAIAGGGGLITLPAIMAMGVPPHMALATNKLQGTFGSFTATLNFTRKGMINYKEAFLGIIFTFIGAATGATLILFLNPKFLQIVIPFLLIAIFIYTIFMPKIGDSDKASRMNYKVFYVAFGLILGFYDGFFGPGAGSFWTFAMVALIGLNMKKAVAHTKLLNFISNVVSLGVFIISGNMLWIVGILMGVGQIFGAFIGSNLVIKKEVKFIKTMFLIVVGATILKLFYSYFLE; encoded by the coding sequence ATGGAATTTGATTTCTTGGCTTACTGCATTTTTTTCGGAGCGGCATTTTTGGGCGGTTTTATAGATGCTATTGCAGGAGGTGGTGGGCTTATCACTCTTCCTGCTATTATGGCTATGGGAGTTCCTCCTCATATGGCACTTGCCACAAATAAGCTTCAAGGCACATTTGGAAGCTTTACTGCGACTTTAAATTTTACTAGAAAGGGAATGATTAATTATAAAGAAGCCTTTTTGGGTATTATTTTTACTTTTATTGGAGCGGCTACCGGTGCTACTTTGATATTGTTTTTGAATCCAAAATTTTTACAAATCGTGATACCATTTTTATTGATAGCAATCTTTATATATACTATTTTTATGCCCAAAATAGGAGATAGCGATAAGGCTTCTAGAATGAATTATAAGGTTTTTTATGTTGCTTTTGGACTTATTTTGGGATTTTATGATGGCTTTTTCGGACCAGGAGCAGGATCGTTTTGGACATTTGCAATGGTTGCTTTAATAGGTCTTAATATGAAAAAGGCTGTTGCCCATACTAAGCTTTTAAATTTTATTAGCAATGTAGTCTCTTTGGGCGTATTTATTATTTCTGGAAATATGCTCTGGATAGTTGGAATCTTAATGGGAGTAGGGCAAATTTTTGGAGCATTTATAGGATCAAATTTGGTTATTAAAAAAGAAGTTAAATTTATTAAAACCATGTTTTTGATTGTGGTAGGGGCTACTATTTTGAAGCTTTTTTACTCTTACTTTTTAGAGTGA
- a CDS encoding F0F1 ATP synthase subunit A, with protein sequence MEENLFLFSNVIASQFTSDKHVMHMFTYAMHFLLAAVIVIAFSKLAVKNMQLVPRGTQNVLEAYLEAVISMGKDVLGSESLARKYLPLVATIGLIIFTSNVMGIIPGFESPTASLNMTLTLALIVFVFYHFEGIKKNGVIKYFAHFMGPSKALAPLMFFVEIISHLSRIVSLSFRLFGNIKGDDLFLLVMLALAPFIAPLPAYALLTLMAILQTFIFMMLTFVYLAGALATEEH encoded by the coding sequence ATGGAAGAAAATTTATTTTTATTCTCTAATGTAATCGCTTCTCAATTTACAAGCGATAAGCACGTTATGCACATGTTTACTTATGCAATGCACTTTTTGTTGGCTGCTGTTATAGTTATAGCTTTTTCTAAACTTGCGGTTAAAAACATGCAACTTGTTCCGCGCGGTACTCAAAATGTTTTAGAGGCATATTTGGAAGCTGTTATATCTATGGGTAAAGATGTGTTGGGAAGCGAGAGTTTAGCTAGAAAATATCTTCCTCTTGTTGCTACTATAGGATTAATAATCTTTACAAGCAACGTAATGGGTATAATTCCTGGTTTTGAGTCGCCAACTGCTAGTTTAAATATGACTCTTACTTTGGCTTTGATTGTATTTGTGTTTTATCATTTTGAGGGTATTAAGAAAAACGGAGTTATTAAGTATTTTGCTCATTTTATGGGGCCTAGCAAGGCTCTTGCTCCTCTTATGTTTTTCGTTGAGATTATATCGCATCTATCACGTATAGTATCTTTATCTTTCCGTCTTTTTGGAAATATCAAAGGAGACGATTTATTCTTGCTTGTTATGCTTGCTTTGGCACCTTTTATAGCGCCACTTCCTGCATACGCACTTTTGACACTTATGGCAATTCTCCAAACATTTATTTTTATGATGCTTACCTTTGTGTATCTTGCTGGTGCATTGGCAACAGAAGAACACTGA
- the gatB gene encoding Asp-tRNA(Asn)/Glu-tRNA(Gln) amidotransferase subunit GatB, translating to MFEVVIGLEVHTQLNTKTKIFCSCSTSFGDEPNTHVCPICLALPGALPVLNKEVVKKAISFGTAINATINKRSIFNRKNYFYPDLPKAYQISQFEVPIVEKGELYIDVDGKKKRIGINRAHLEEDAGKNVHEGSVSFVDLNRAGTPLLEIVSEPDMRSSDEAVAYLKKLHSILRFLNISDANMQEGSFRCDANVSIRPKGDTKLYTRVEIKNLNSFRFIQKAIDYEVERQSIAWEDGTYSKEVCQETRLFDTVNLVTRSMRGKEDSAEYRYFPDPDLLPVEIPDDMYNEAIKIPELAEQKVARYIKDYGIKEDDANNLVSTVETARYFEDLIEAKISPKLCVTWVLVELLGRLKNGVTIENSPVNSAKMATLLNRIEDGTISGKAAKDVLDFLMENDISVDDTIEKLGLKQVSDDGAILSIIDSVLNANADKVAEYKSGKDKLFGFFVGQIMKEGKGAFNPAKVNELLKTKL from the coding sequence ATGTTTGAAGTTGTAATTGGTCTTGAGGTTCATACCCAGCTCAATACGAAGACTAAAATTTTCTGTTCTTGCTCTACAAGTTTTGGAGATGAGCCAAATACTCATGTTTGTCCTATATGCTTAGCTCTGCCTGGAGCTTTACCAGTACTAAATAAAGAGGTTGTAAAAAAGGCCATTAGTTTCGGAACCGCTATAAATGCAACTATTAATAAAAGATCGATTTTTAATAGAAAAAACTATTTTTATCCGGATCTTCCAAAGGCTTATCAAATTTCTCAATTTGAAGTTCCTATCGTAGAAAAAGGCGAACTATATATAGATGTAGATGGAAAGAAAAAAAGAATAGGCATAAACCGTGCGCATCTTGAAGAAGATGCTGGCAAAAACGTTCACGAAGGAAGTGTGAGTTTTGTGGATTTAAATCGCGCCGGAACTCCTCTGCTTGAGATAGTAAGCGAGCCTGACATGAGAAGCAGTGACGAAGCCGTAGCATACCTTAAAAAGCTTCACTCTATTTTAAGATTTTTAAATATCAGTGATGCAAATATGCAAGAAGGAAGCTTTCGTTGCGATGCTAACGTAAGCATTAGACCAAAAGGCGACACTAAGCTTTATACAAGAGTTGAGATTAAAAATCTAAATTCTTTTAGATTTATTCAAAAAGCAATTGATTATGAGGTAGAACGTCAAAGTATAGCGTGGGAAGACGGCACTTACAGTAAGGAAGTTTGCCAAGAAACACGCCTTTTTGATACTGTAAATTTAGTAACTAGATCCATGAGAGGTAAAGAGGATAGTGCTGAATACAGATATTTTCCAGATCCCGACCTGCTTCCTGTAGAAATTCCTGATGATATGTATAATGAAGCGATTAAGATTCCTGAGCTTGCGGAGCAAAAAGTAGCTAGATATATTAAAGATTATGGAATTAAAGAAGATGATGCCAATAATCTTGTAAGCACCGTCGAGACGGCCAGATATTTTGAGGATCTAATAGAGGCTAAAATCTCTCCTAAATTATGTGTCACATGGGTATTGGTTGAGCTTCTTGGCAGACTTAAAAACGGAGTTACTATTGAAAATTCCCCAGTTAATAGTGCTAAAATGGCAACTCTTTTAAATAGAATAGAGGACGGCACTATAAGCGGAAAGGCTGCTAAAGATGTTCTTGATTTTCTTATGGAAAACGATATAAGCGTAGATGATACCATAGAAAAATTAGGACTTAAACAAGTAAGCGATGACGGAGCTATATTGTCTATAATAGACTCTGTTTTAAATGCTAATGCTGATAAGGTTGCCGAGTATAAAAGTGGCAAGGATAAGCTCTTTGGCTTCTTCGTAGGACAGATTATGAAAGAGGGCAAGGGTGCATTTAATCCAGCAAAAGTAAACGAGCTCTTAAAAACAAAGCTTTAA
- a CDS encoding NAD(P)H-dependent glycerol-3-phosphate dehydrogenase → MKIAVIGAGKWGSALFHALSRNNQCIISSRTAREISHFVSVDEAMKAELLVITIPTQATSDWLKANFKNYNQKILVASKGIETKSSKFLNEIYEEHTEKENLAFLSGPTFSKEVQNEMPCALVVNSTNLELASEISKLFPKYMKAYVSDDVIGAEICGAYKNVIAIAGGVCDGLGLGNNARASLISRGLVEMARFGKYFGAKDETFLGLSGAGDLFLTASSVLSRNYRVGLGLAKNESLNKILNDLGEVAEGIDTSYAIEKIAKKEGIYTPIVNEVAAMLNGKEIQKSLNDLLNRRHNFTNF, encoded by the coding sequence ATGAAAATAGCTGTCATTGGGGCTGGAAAATGGGGAAGCGCACTATTTCATGCCCTTTCTAGAAACAATCAGTGTATAATAAGCTCTCGTACTGCTCGTGAAATTTCACATTTTGTGAGTGTTGATGAGGCTATGAAGGCTGAATTATTGGTTATAACCATCCCTACTCAAGCTACAAGTGATTGGCTAAAGGCAAATTTTAAAAATTACAATCAAAAAATTTTAGTAGCATCTAAAGGAATAGAGACTAAAAGTTCAAAATTTCTAAACGAAATCTATGAAGAACATACAGAAAAAGAAAACTTAGCTTTTCTTTCAGGACCAACTTTCTCAAAAGAGGTCCAAAATGAAATGCCTTGTGCTCTTGTTGTAAATTCTACAAATTTAGAGCTTGCAAGTGAGATTTCAAAACTATTTCCAAAATATATGAAAGCTTATGTTTCAGATGACGTTATAGGAGCTGAAATTTGCGGAGCTTATAAAAATGTCATAGCTATAGCCGGTGGAGTTTGCGATGGGCTTGGACTTGGAAATAATGCCAGAGCCAGCCTTATATCCAGAGGGCTTGTGGAAATGGCTAGATTTGGCAAATATTTTGGAGCTAAAGATGAGACATTTTTAGGACTTAGCGGGGCTGGAGATCTATTTTTAACCGCTTCAAGCGTTCTTTCTCGCAATTATAGAGTTGGTTTAGGACTTGCCAAAAATGAGAGCCTAAATAAGATACTAAACGATTTAGGAGAAGTGGCTGAAGGTATAGATACATCTTATGCCATAGAAAAAATTGCTAAAAAAGAGGGAATTTATACTCCTATTGTAAATGAAGTAGCTGCAATGCTAAATGGAAAAGAGATTCAAAAAAGCTTAAACGATCTTCTGAATAGAAGGCATAATTTCACTAACTTCTAA
- a CDS encoding glycoside hydrolase family 3 N-terminal domain-containing protein → MKKILNLFLCFTFFSCISFAEERPTLRKMIAQMIMVGFNGSSLNDTMSVVSDAKYQRFGGVIVFGKNISTKDNLKKITSALKSAQSGIFIAIDEEGGNVTRFKDKKGFNTFISASEVAKTLDLNGANELYKKMAKQLKDLGINLNFAPVVDLLNTNSPIIASKNRAFSKNIDEVSLYANEFLDAFSEVGVLTTLKHFPGHGSAKTDSHIEKTVIENFDYSELKPYYDAIKRDKSKLIMISHVYLLDRDTQFPASMSNDIIGNLLRKDLKFDGVVISDDMLMGGLNGFSMTQKVVNFINAGGDILLFSEFMIGERRTSEYITQVIVDAINSKKIKKERIEESYDRIIKLKSELK, encoded by the coding sequence TTGAAAAAAATTTTAAATTTATTTCTTTGTTTTACGTTTTTTAGTTGTATTTCCTTTGCGGAAGAGAGACCTACGCTTCGCAAAATGATAGCTCAGATGATAATGGTTGGCTTTAATGGCTCAAGCTTAAATGATACCATGTCCGTAGTATCAGATGCAAAATATCAACGTTTTGGCGGAGTTATTGTATTCGGAAAAAATATAAGCACAAAAGACAATTTAAAAAAGATAACTTCTGCATTAAAATCAGCTCAAAGTGGAATTTTTATTGCAATTGATGAAGAGGGTGGGAATGTCACTAGATTTAAGGATAAAAAAGGATTTAATACCTTTATCTCTGCCAGCGAGGTTGCCAAGACTCTTGATTTAAACGGTGCCAACGAGCTATATAAAAAGATGGCAAAGCAGCTAAAAGATCTTGGTATAAATTTAAATTTTGCTCCCGTTGTTGATCTGCTAAATACAAATTCTCCGATAATTGCCTCAAAAAATAGAGCGTTTAGTAAAAATATAGATGAGGTTTCTTTATACGCTAATGAATTTTTAGATGCCTTTAGTGAGGTTGGAGTTTTAACGACTCTTAAGCATTTTCCGGGTCATGGTTCGGCAAAAACAGATTCACATATAGAAAAGACAGTGATAGAAAATTTTGATTATAGCGAGCTTAAACCTTATTATGATGCGATTAAAAGGGATAAGTCCAAGCTAATAATGATATCTCATGTCTATTTGTTAGATAGAGATACGCAGTTTCCTGCCTCTATGTCGAATGATATTATAGGCAATTTACTTAGAAAAGATTTGAAATTTGATGGTGTAGTTATAAGCGATGATATGTTGATGGGCGGACTGAATGGTTTTAGCATGACGCAAAAAGTTGTAAATTTCATAAATGCCGGTGGAGATATACTGCTATTTAGCGAATTTATGATAGGAGAGCGCAGAACTAGCGAGTATATTACTCAAGTGATTGTCGATGCCATAAATTCCAAAAAGATCAAAAAAGAGCGCATAGAAGAGTCTTATGATCGCATAATTAAGCTAAAATCTGAACTTAAATAA
- a CDS encoding amidohydrolase has protein sequence MDHIQTKVENLKEEMIANRRFFHSHPETGWFTFFTTAKIASIMKGYGYSLKMGREVVKPEARQGLGTKEAMQKYLERAKSLLSKEEQEFLPVMEDGLTGLVAEIDTGRAGLTTAFRFDIDGVDVTESREASHRASKDGFGADIDGIMHACGHDGHITIGLALARIISENLDDFNGKFRFIFQTAEEGTRGAVGMEPTGILEGIDYLLGGHIGFQAKKSGSIICGTNKLLATSKFDVNFKGRSAHAAGAPQEGANALLAAAEAAINMHAITRHADGVTRINVGVLRAGEGRNVIAPNGYIACETRGETTELNEFMYQRCMDIIKGVSIMHGVEYDVKLTGGTSGGDSSKEVTELYEKAALESPYIKNELIVKEFDFGACEDFAHFMQAVQKAGGKSGYLMIGTNLAAGHHNCCFDFDENALLAGVDVFLRSVYMLNGK, from the coding sequence ATGGATCATATTCAAACTAAAGTTGAAAATTTAAAAGAAGAGATGATTGCAAACAGGCGATTTTTCCACTCTCATCCGGAAACTGGTTGGTTTACATTTTTTACTACCGCAAAGATCGCTTCCATAATGAAAGGCTACGGATATAGTCTAAAAATGGGTCGCGAAGTAGTAAAACCTGAAGCCAGACAAGGGCTTGGCACAAAAGAAGCCATGCAAAAGTATCTAGAAAGAGCAAAAAGCTTGCTAAGCAAAGAGGAGCAGGAGTTTTTGCCTGTGATGGAAGACGGCTTAACCGGGCTTGTGGCCGAGATAGATACCGGAAGAGCAGGTCTTACTACTGCGTTTAGATTTGACATAGACGGTGTAGATGTTACCGAGAGTAGAGAGGCTTCACATAGAGCGAGCAAAGATGGCTTTGGAGCCGATATAGACGGCATTATGCACGCTTGCGGACATGACGGACATATCACGATCGGGCTTGCGCTTGCTAGGATCATAAGCGAAAATTTAGATGACTTTAACGGCAAATTTAGGTTTATCTTTCAAACCGCAGAAGAGGGCACAAGAGGTGCTGTCGGAATGGAGCCAACCGGTATACTTGAAGGGATTGATTATTTACTTGGCGGGCATATCGGCTTTCAGGCAAAAAAGAGTGGCAGCATAATTTGCGGCACAAACAAACTTCTAGCCACATCAAAATTTGACGTAAATTTTAAAGGCAGATCGGCTCACGCAGCAGGTGCACCACAAGAGGGAGCTAATGCACTACTTGCAGCTGCCGAGGCTGCTATAAATATGCATGCTATCACGCGTCACGCCGATGGAGTAACTCGCATAAACGTTGGTGTTTTAAGAGCTGGCGAGGGCAGAAACGTAATCGCGCCAAACGGCTACATAGCCTGCGAAACTCGCGGCGAAACAACCGAGCTAAATGAGTTTATGTATCAACGATGTATGGATATCATAAAAGGCGTTAGCATCATGCATGGCGTTGAGTATGACGTGAAGCTAACAGGCGGCACAAGCGGCGGAGATAGTAGCAAAGAAGTGACTGAGCTTTATGAAAAGGCTGCTCTAGAGTCGCCATATATCAAAAATGAGCTTATCGTGAAAGAATTTGACTTCGGAGCTTGCGAGGACTTCGCGCACTTCATGCAAGCGGTGCAAAAAGCGGGCGGCAAGAGCGGCTATCTCATGATAGGCACAAACCTTGCTGCAGGTCATCATAACTGCTGCTTTGACTTTGATGAAAATGCCTTGCTGGCCGGCGTGGATGTATTTTTACGCTCGGTTTATATGCTTAACGGCAAATAA
- a CDS encoding dihydroorotase, translating into MTTLIKNATIVNFNETKKANILIESEMIADITTDEPKTDTIIDANGKLVMPGLIDMHVHFRDPGLEYKDDINSGSESAVAGGVTTCLPMANTNPINDNAVITRDMIAKAKARGLIDLLPIGAITKSMDGNKVVEMGDMINAGAVAFSDDGLPVASSDVMRYALEYSKHFGSFVINHSQDCSLCHGGHMNEGRVSAILGIKGMPREQEEIMVSRDLLLAKLTGGHIHIAHVSSEWSLKLIKQARDEGINVTCEVTPHHFTYTEDELMNYDTNFKMSPPLRTKSDVTAVREAIANGLVDVIVTDHAPHHDDEKFIEFDKAPFGILGLQTLIPLTLNLVRDGLISYEKMVELTSTNAAKMLNLKDKGVIAKGMLADLVIVDPDMEYVYDKNLNKSKSSNSPLIGKTLKGAAVKTIKSGKVVFDFPNVVA; encoded by the coding sequence ATGACAACGCTTATAAAAAACGCAACTATAGTAAATTTTAACGAAACCAAAAAAGCAAATATTCTAATAGAAAGCGAAATGATCGCTGATATCACCACCGATGAGCCAAAGACGGACACTATCATAGACGCAAATGGCAAGCTTGTGATGCCTGGACTCATCGACATGCACGTGCATTTTCGCGATCCCGGGCTTGAATATAAAGACGATATAAACTCAGGTAGCGAAAGCGCGGTCGCCGGAGGTGTCACAACCTGCCTTCCTATGGCAAATACAAACCCGATCAACGATAATGCCGTAATCACTCGCGATATGATCGCCAAAGCAAAGGCAAGAGGGCTTATCGACCTGCTTCCGATAGGTGCTATCACAAAGAGCATGGACGGAAACAAAGTCGTAGAAATGGGCGATATGATAAACGCAGGCGCAGTTGCCTTTAGCGATGACGGCTTACCCGTAGCAAGCAGCGACGTGATGAGATATGCGCTTGAATACTCCAAGCACTTTGGCTCGTTTGTGATAAACCACTCGCAAGACTGCTCGCTGTGCCACGGCGGACATATGAACGAGGGGCGAGTCTCGGCGATTTTGGGTATAAAAGGCATGCCAAGAGAGCAAGAGGAGATCATGGTATCGCGCGACCTGCTTCTTGCAAAGCTAACAGGCGGACATATCCACATAGCCCACGTCAGCTCAGAGTGGTCGCTAAAGCTCATTAAACAAGCTCGCGATGAGGGCATAAACGTCACTTGCGAGGTTACGCCGCACCACTTTACATACACCGAAGATGAGCTTATGAACTACGATACAAATTTCAAGATGTCACCACCGCTTCGAACCAAAAGCGACGTAACAGCCGTAAGGGAAGCCATCGCAAACGGCCTAGTGGACGTTATCGTAACTGATCATGCCCCGCACCATGACGATGAGAAATTTATAGAATTTGATAAGGCTCCGTTTGGAATTTTAGGGCTTCAGACTTTAATACCGCTAACATTAAATTTAGTAAGAGACGGGCTCATAAGCTATGAAAAAATGGTCGAGCTAACCTCTACAAACGCAGCTAAAATGCTAAATTTAAAAGATAAAGGTGTGATAGCCAAAGGAATGCTTGCTGATCTTGTCATAGTAGATCCTGATATGGAGTATGTCTACGATAAAAATTTAAATAAATCCAAATCAAGCAACTCTCCGCTCATAGGCAAAACCCTAAAAGGCGCTGCCGTAAAGACAATAAAAAGCGGAAAAGTGGTGTTTGATTTCCCTAATGTAGTGGCGTGA
- a CDS encoding aspartate carbamoyltransferase catalytic subunit, translating to MSYTKKDLITTSNLTKDEIYHFLNLAKEFKALNNSDVKKAKSLYGKTTVNAFFENSTRTRTSFEIAAKRLGADAINFSSSQSSTKKGETLIDTINNIVAMKTDIVVVRHYSSGAAKFVAANTDAHVVNAGDGLNEHPSQALLDLFTILEHRGNLENLTVAIIGDIFHSRVARSNIYAMQTLGIKVKLFGPPMMLTGMEAFGCRICKSMQEALEDTDVIIMLRIQLERQDDEVTFPSVREYSNFFGLTRAKMKFAKDDVMILHPGPINRGVEINSDVADDPRYTHILNQVENGVAVRMAILHTLISNKQG from the coding sequence ATGAGCTACACCAAAAAAGACCTCATAACAACTTCAAATTTAACCAAAGATGAGATTTACCACTTCTTAAATTTAGCCAAAGAGTTTAAAGCTCTAAACAATTCAGACGTGAAAAAAGCAAAATCTCTTTACGGCAAAACGACGGTAAATGCGTTTTTTGAAAACTCCACGCGCACAAGAACCAGCTTTGAAATCGCAGCCAAACGCCTTGGAGCGGACGCCATAAATTTTAGCTCTTCGCAAAGCAGTACTAAAAAAGGCGAAACTCTAATTGACACTATAAACAACATAGTTGCGATGAAAACCGATATCGTGGTAGTTAGGCACTATAGCTCAGGCGCTGCGAAATTTGTCGCGGCAAACACTGACGCTCACGTGGTAAATGCAGGCGACGGACTAAACGAACATCCAAGTCAAGCCCTGCTTGATCTTTTTACCATACTTGAACACAGAGGAAATTTAGAAAATTTAACCGTAGCCATAATCGGAGATATATTTCACAGCCGCGTAGCTCGCTCAAACATCTACGCCATGCAAACTCTTGGTATAAAGGTTAAGCTGTTTGGACCGCCTATGATGCTAACTGGCATGGAGGCTTTTGGTTGCAGGATTTGCAAAAGCATGCAAGAAGCTCTTGAAGATACCGACGTAATCATCATGCTAAGGATCCAGCTTGAGCGCCAAGATGACGAGGTTACCTTCCCATCCGTGCGCGAATACTCAAATTTCTTTGGCCTTACCAGAGCCAAGATGAAATTTGCCAAAGATGACGTGATGATACTTCACCCGGGACCTATCAACCGCGGAGTAGAGATAAACTCGGACGTTGCCGACGATCCGCGCTACACTCACATACTAAATCAAGTCGAAAACGGAGTTGCCGTAAGAATGGCGATCCTTCACACTCTAATCTCAAACAAACAAGGCTAA
- the rarD gene encoding EamA family transporter RarD has product MKNYENETKSGMIYGLSAFLLWGLFPIYFKQLYELNFAEIVSHRIIWSVVFLYILLKFGKKLLQTKALFLNKKTAILLFVSGILIALNWSIYIYAVNINKIVDASLGYFINPLLTMLLGVIVLKEKISNAGKIAILIVFIAISIQIYDVGGLPFISIILPLSFAVYSLVRKQIKIPSLEGLFVETTMVAPIALIALSFIGASGDGHFGFSWFGIFITLCGPLTVIPLLLFNSATLRLNLSTIGYMQYISPTMQLLIAIFFYNEQINNAKIISFILIWIALAIVSVSSVYANKKAKI; this is encoded by the coding sequence ATGAAAAACTACGAAAACGAAACAAAATCAGGGATGATATATGGTCTTAGCGCATTTTTGCTATGGGGGCTATTTCCAATATATTTCAAACAACTATATGAGCTAAATTTTGCCGAGATAGTATCTCACCGCATTATTTGGTCGGTAGTGTTTTTGTATATCTTGCTAAAATTTGGCAAAAAGCTTTTGCAAACTAAGGCTCTGTTTTTAAATAAAAAAACAGCAATTTTATTATTTGTAAGCGGAATTCTTATAGCACTAAACTGGTCTATCTATATTTACGCCGTGAATATAAACAAAATAGTAGACGCCAGTCTTGGTTATTTCATAAATCCGCTATTAACTATGCTTCTTGGCGTAATAGTATTAAAAGAGAAAATTTCAAACGCAGGAAAAATTGCGATATTGATTGTTTTTATCGCTATTTCTATCCAAATTTATGATGTGGGCGGACTTCCTTTTATATCTATTATCTTGCCACTATCATTTGCTGTATATTCGCTTGTTAGAAAACAAATTAAGATCCCTTCATTAGAAGGATTGTTTGTAGAGACTACTATGGTAGCACCAATAGCACTTATAGCCCTGTCTTTCATCGGTGCAAGCGGAGATGGACACTTTGGCTTTTCGTGGTTTGGGATTTTTATAACACTTTGCGGACCACTTACTGTGATACCTCTTCTACTCTTTAATTCAGCCACACTAAGACTGAATTTAAGCACAATTGGTTATATGCAGTATATCTCTCCGACTATGCAACTTTTAATAGCAATATTTTTTTATAACGAGCAGATAAATAACGCCAAAATTATATCTTTTATACTTATTTGGATTGCCCTTGCTATAGTTAGCGTATCTTCAGTGTATGCGAATAAAAAAGCAAAAATTTAG